The following DNA comes from Fervidibacillus albus.
TGTCGATTTTCATGCAGAAGCGACGAGTGAAAAACAAGCGATGGGTTGGTTTTTAGATGGGCAAGTTACTGCCGTTGTCGGTACCCATACCCACGTACAAACGGCAGACAACCGGATTTTACCAAAGGGAACTGCTTATATTACCGATGTTGGTATGACAGGAATTTACGACGGCATTCTCGGCGTCGACAAAGAACCGGTTTTACGGAAGTTTTTAACGAATCTTCCTTCCAGATTTGAAATTCCGAAAAACGGAAGAACCCAATTGAATGGTGTACTAGTAGATATCGATGAAAAAACCGGGTTAGCAAAGGGAATTAAACGGATTCTCATTAACGATGACCAGTCAATGTTTCAATAACATTGGCTTTTTTTTATGGAAAAGAAAGATACGAACAATTTTGATAAAAAAGGAATGCTTGGCATAAGGGTATCCTCTTTTGAATATAGTAGCAATGGAATGATTTATCGTAGAAGATCAGTCCTCAAAAACGAAACTAGTGAAAATTCAAGGAGGAGCAAGTGATGGAAATATTAAAGGTGTCAGCAAAATCAAATCCGAATTCCGTAGCCGGTGCCCTTGCTGGAGTTTTACGAGAAAGGGGAGGCGCAGAAATTCAAGCGATTGGAGCCGGTGCATTGAACCAAGCTGTTAAAGCGGTGGCGATTGCCAGAGGTTTCGTTGCCCCGAGCGGTGTCGATCTGATTTGTATTCCTGCCTTTACCGATATTCAAATCGACGGTGAAGAACGTACGGCCATAAAACTAATCGTTGAACCGAGATGACCGTACCATTTTCTATATGCCTGTTTTGCTCGTGCAAACAGGCCTTATTTTTCGAGATCCATCGAACGATTGGAGGGAATCGTTGACGTTTAAAAAAGAGGTGATTTCATGGTTGATAAACTTTCTTGGAAAATAGGGGGACAACAGGGAGAGGGAATCGATCGTACAGGTGAGATTTTTTCGGCAGCACTTCATAAACTCGGCTACTTTTTAAATGCTTATCGACATTTTTCATCCCGAATTAAAGGGGGACATACAAATATCAAGATTCGAATTAGTACGAATCCGGTCTATACCGTTAACGATGATCTAGACGTTCTTGTTGCCTTCGATCAAGAGACGATCGATCTCCATTATCGTGAATTAAATAAAAAGGGAATCATTCTCGCTGATGAAAAGGGGCATCCGACAAAGCCTGACGAGTGTTGCAATCGATTGTTTCCGGTTCCCTTTACGAAAATTGCCATGAAACAAGGGAACGTTTTAATGAAAAATATGGTAGCAATCGGTGCGACCTGTGCCATTCTGCGAATCGAACCGAAAATGTTCGAAACGATTATTCAAGAAATGTTTCAACATAAAGGAACGGCAATTGTCGAAAAAAATGTAAAAGCATTGCAAGAAGGATATGAATACGTACAAAGTCGCATGCAACCGACGGAGAAGATTCCACTGGCAGTCCCAAAAAGAAAAAACGTTTGTATTTAACGGGGAACGAGGCAATCGGACTTGGGGCAATCGCTGCAGGATGTCGTTTGATGTTCGCCTATCCGATTACCCCAGCGTCCGATATTATGGAATATTTAATGAAAAAATTACCGAATTTTGGGGGAGCGGTCATTCAGACAGAGGATGAAATCGCCGCCTGTACAATGGCGATCGGTGCAAATTACGAAGGGGTCCGTGCTTTCACAGCATCCAGTGGTCCGGGCTTATCATTAATGATGGAAGCAATCGGTTTGGCTGGAATGACGGAAACGCCCCTTGTGATTGTCAATGCCCAGCGTGGAGGTCCGTCGACCGGATTGCCGACGAAACAAGAGCAGTCGGATGTTTTTGCGATGCTTTATGGAAACCACGGAGAAATTCCAAAGGTCGTAATTGCTCCGAGTACAGTCGAAGAAGCTTTTTACGATACGGTCGAAGCGTTTAACATCGCGGAGGAATATCAAATCCCCGTTATTTTATTGACGGATTTACAACTATCCCTCAACAAACAAACAGCGAGTCCCTTTCAGCTTCAAAAGACGGAAATTCGTCGTGGGAAGATTTATCAAGCGAACGATAGGGAAGGACAAACTCTTTTGCGAACGTATTTTAAAAGATATGAACGAACCCGTGACGGCGTATCTTTTCGGACGTTTCCAGGGACAAAAGGAGGCGTTCATCATGTAACCGGTGTGGAACACGATGCAACGGGAAAACCGGTGGAGGCGGCGGAAAATCGAAAGGAACAGATGGAAAAACGGATGACGAAACTACAATCGTTTTCTTTGCGACGTCCTTTCATCAAACGGATTCAAAGCGATGAACCGGACCTTTTGTTAATCGGTTTCAACGCGACGAGGGGAGCAATCGAAGAGGCGGCAAAAAAACTGGCGGAGGATGGATTCGCCGTCAACCATCTCCACATACGTCTTCTTTCTCCTTTTCCTCAAAGGCAGTTGAAACCGTTTTTTGAATCGGCAAAAAAAATTATCGTCATTGAACATAATGCCACCGGTCAATTAAAAAAATTAATCAATATGCATCTCGGTTTTTTCGATCGGACGGTCTCGATTTTAAAATAAGATGGAACACCGTTTTTGCGAATGAACTGTACAATCGCATTCGAAAGGTTGTCAAAGGATAATAAACGGTGTTGCCCATCGTAATCGGTGTTTAACATATAAAAAAGAATCCTCTTTTCAAAGGACGATCGTTGAAAGGAGACGAAAGGATGACTTCCTTTAAAACGTTTAAAAATCAAGTGAAACCGAATTGGTGTCCTGGATGTGGTGATTTTTCTGTACAGGCGAGCATTTAAAGGGCAGCCGCCAACTTAGGATTGACGCCAGAAAAATTATCCATAGTTTCTGGAATTGGCTGTTCAGGACGCATTTCAGGCTATATTTACGCTTACGGATTCCACGGCATTCACGGAAGAAGTTTACCGATTGCCCAAGGGTTGAAGATGGCGAACCGAGATTTAACCGTTATTGCTTCCGGAGGGGACGGAGACGGTTTTGCCATCGGAATGGGGCATACGATTCACGCCATTCGACGAAATATGGATATAACGTACATCATCATGGACAACCAAGTTTACGGATTGACAAAGGGACAAACTTCTCCCCGCTCAGACACGGGGTTTATTACTTCAACGACTCCCACAGGTTCGGTGGATGAGCCCATTTCTCCGTTAGAGATCGCTTTAGCATCCGGTGCCACATTTGTCGCTCAAGGATTTTCGTCAGACGTTGAACAATTGACGATGTTAATCGAAGAAGGCATTCGTCACAACGGGTTCTCGTTTATAAACGTGTTCAGTCCTTGTGTGACGTATAATAAAGTAAATACGTACCAATGGTTTAAAACACATTTAAGAAAAATGGATACATTTACAAATTACGATCCTTCCGACCGAGAATTAGCGATGAAAACAGTAATGGAAACGGGTGGTTTGATTACCGGATTAATTTATCAAAACAAAAGTCGACGGTCGTATCAAGATGTGTTACCGAACTACAGTGGAAAACCGTTAGCGAAACAGAATATTCACCTATCTTCCGAACAGTTCGAAAAGCTCATGGCGGAATTTATGTAACGGGCAGACGGTGTATCGATGCCCGTTTTTTCGATTTCTATACCTATTTTATCCGGATTGAAAAACGATGGTTTTACAACGTTCCATCGCCCTGTTTTACGATTTTCGGCTTTGGTTCTGTACATCGAGATCGTTGTTGTTTATTTCCTTTGAAACGGTTATAATGTTAAATTGAAACTGACGATTTTTCCTGTGGCGAAAGGATCAATAACGGAATAATCAAAGGATGTACAGTCGGTTGTTTGAAAGGAGATTTACGATGGATAAGCAAATATTGAAAAATGAACAAGAAAAAATGGAACAATCTCCGACGGACAAAAAATCCGCCTCCGGAGAAAAGGACTACAGCAAATATTTTCAACGTGTTTACATGCCACCTTCTTTAAAAGAAGCGAAACGTCGTGGAAAAGAACGGGTCGAGTATTTAAAAGATTATGAGGTTCCTGATGACTTCAAGGGAATGGGTGATGGGAAGAAGTTTTATATTCGCACGTACGGTTGTCAAATGAATGAACATGATACGGAAGTGATGGCCGGAATTTTCGTCGAGTTAGGGTACGAGCCGACGGAAAATACGGATGATGCCGATGTCATCTTATTGAATACGTGTGCCATCAGAGAAAATGCTGAAAATCGGGTGTTCGGTGAATTAGGTCATTTAAAATCGTTGAAATTAGAAAAACCGGATTTACTTTTAGGCGTATGTGGTTGCATGGCCCAAGAAGAAGGGGTCGTCAATCGCATTTTACAAAAACATCAACATGTAGATATGGTGTTCGGTACCCATAATATTCATCGGCTCCCGAATATTTTAAAAGAAGCTTACATGTCCAAGGAAATGGTCGTAGAAGTTTGGTCAAAGGAAGGGGACGTTGTCGAAAACTTACCAAAACTACGTACAGGAAATATTAAAGCATGGGTTAATATTATGTACGGTTGTGATAAATTTTGTACGTACTGTATCGTCCCTTATACACGGGGGAAAGAAAGGAGCCGTCGTCCGGAAGATATTATTCAAGAAGTGCGGGAATTGGCGGCTAAAGGGTACCAAGAAATTACCCTCCTCGGTCAAAACGTAAACGCCTATGGAAAGGATTTTGAAGACATCGAATATCGATTCGGAGATTTGATGGACGATTTACGGAAAATCGACATTCCTCGCATTCGTTTCACAACGAGCCACCCGCGCGATTTCGATGACCATCTCATCGAAGTATTATCGAAGCGGGGAAATCTCGTCGAACATATTCATCTCCCTGTTCAATCCGGTTCGAGCCCGGTTTTAAAAATTATGGCTCGGAAATATACGCGGGAATCTTATTTGGAACTCGTTCGTAAAATTAAAGCAGCCATTCCAGATGTTGCTTTAACGACGGATATTATCGTCGGATTTCCGAACGAAACTGAGGAACAATTTGAAGAAACTTTATCCCTTTACCGTGAAGTAGAATTCGATTCTGCCTTTACGTTCATTTACTCACCACGGGAAGGAACACCTGCGGCAAAAATGAAAGATAACGTACCGATGGAAGTGAAAAAAGAACGGCTACAACGATTGAATGCATTAGTGAACGAAATTTCCTTAAAGAAAATGAAAGAGATGGAAGGAAAAGTCGTCGAAGTGTTAGTTGAAGGAGAATCGAAAAATAATCCAGACGTATTATCCGGTTATACGAGAAAAAATAAATTAGTGAACTTCACAGGTCCGAAATCAGCAATCGGAAAAATTGTAAAGGTGAAAATAACGGAAGCGAAAACGTGGACGCTAAGTGGTGTTATGGTGGATGAAACGATCGAGGTGGGATAAATAATGGGGAAATTTTCAAAGGATGCGATTCTTGAAAAGGCAACTGAACTCGCTCGCATGATTGCCGAAACGGAAGAAGTGGATTATTTTAAAAAGGTGGAAGCAAAGATCCATGCAAATCGGAAAGTGCAAGAAAAAATTGCCGAAATTAAAGGATTGCAAAAACAGGCGGTAAACTTACAAAATTACGGGAAAACAAAGGCGCTTCAACGGGTAGAAGCAAAGATTGATGAATTGCAAAGGGAAATCGACGAAATTCCGATCGTCCAAGATTTTAAAGATTCCCAATATGAAGTTAACGAATTATTACAACTCGTAACAAAAAAAATTGCCGAGAAGGTAACGGAAGAAATCGAAAAAACGAGAGACGTACGAACAACGAATTGAAATTGATTCAAAAAAGGTATGGAAAGCATTTTCCGTACCTTTCTCTTTCAAAAACTTTTCGTATATTCATAATCGCTTGTCAAGAAAAATCATTTTGAAACTGAAGGAGTATATCCATGTCGATACTTGTTTACCTCGCTTTTTTATTCCTTCTTCTCTTGTTTTACAGCATAAAGGAGGCGTTTCGTAATCACGTCAATGAAATAACCCTTCCGTATGAAAACTTCCCGAATGCCAATAGCAAACTTTCCATCTTTTTTATCACCGACATACATCGCCGACGAATTTCAGATCGTATCATTCGCCATGTGGAAGGAAAGGCGGATATCGTCATTATCGGTGGCGATCTGACGGAAAAGGGAGTACCGTTTCAACGAACAAAGGAAAATCTTCATAAATTAAGCCGAATCGGTCCGATTTATTTCGTATGGGGAAACAACGATTATGAAGTTCATCCTGTTGAATTTAGACAATTGCTCATTCAACACGGAGTCGTAATTTTGGAAAATAGAAGCGTACCGATTTTTTGTCAAACGAACGAACCGATCTTTCTCATCGGATTTGGAGAAGTAAGTTTTAATTTGGATAGTGTTTGGCTTGCTCTAAAAGACGTGGATTCAGACGCATTTAAAATTGGCATTTGCCATAACCCAGAGATTCTTTCTAAAATTCCACCGAAAAAATTGGATCTTCTACTCAGCGGACATACCCATGGGGGGCAAATCAATCTTTTCGGTTTATCCTTATATCCGAAGGGGAAATTGGTACAAACGGATCAAATTGACTACTTAATTAGTAACGGTTATGGTACGACGATGCTCCCTTTACGGTTTTGGGCACGGGCGGAAACGCATCTTATCCATATAAAAGGTAAAAAGGAACATTTTTCATGAAAAAACATAAGGTGAAGGTACCACTTCATTTTATGTTTTTTTCTTTTTCATCGAACAAATTTGGAAAGTTCCATTGCACAATAGTCTATTGCCCCGCATAGGATGAAGTGATAACACTTGAGGAGGTTACGCTCGCATGACAGATAAAAGAGAGATTATTACAAAAGCGGTCGTTGCCAAAGGTCGTAAATTTACCACTTCTAATCATACTATCCGTCCACCTCATGCCCCGTCAAGCATACTCGGCTGTTGGATTATTAACCATACATTTGAAGCGAAAAAAGTTGCAAAGACTGTCGAAGTGCACGGACAGTATGAAATCAATTGCTGGTATTCATGCAATGACAATACGAAAACAGATGTGGCAACCGAGCGCGTGACTTATAAAGATGTAATTAAATTAAAGTATAAAGATGACAAAACGATTGAAGACAAGGATGTGATCGTCAAAGTATTGCAACAGCCGAATTGTGCTGAAGCGGTCATATCGCCGAACGGAAATAAAATTGTGGTGACGGCTGAACGGGAACTGCTCGTCGAATTAATTGGTGAAACGAAGGTAATGGTGATGCTTTTGGATGAGGATGACCAAGAAGATGACGATTGGGACCTTGATGTGGATGACGATGAACTTGAAGAATTAAATCCAGACTTCCTCGCAAAGGGGGAAGAAGAATAAGGAAAGACGGTACATCAATGGACCGACTTTCCACGGGCTATGCTAGGAAACTAGATAGCCTTTTTTTGTTTGTTAACCCCTCAATCGTACTTTTCAATGAACTAGAATAAAAGCGTAGTATAATTTCCCACCATGCAAAATAGACGTGCATTATGTTATAATTTAATTTTGAAAAGAAGGAAAAGGTGTTGGGAAAATGAAAAAATATACGCCGATGATTCAACAATATTTAAAAATAAAGGCAGAATACGCGGATGCCTTTTTATTTTTTCGTTTAGGTGATTTTTATGAAATGTTTTTCGATGATGCGATTAAAGCAAGTCGGGAATTGGAAATCACGTTAACGTCCCGCGATGGTGGAGTGGATGAAAAAATCCCGATGTGTGGTGTCCCTTATCATTCTGCCCAAGGGTACATAGAGACGTTAATCGAAAAAGGATATAAAGTGGCCATTTGTGAACAAGTGGAAGATCCAAAATCATCGAAGGGGGTCGTCAAACGGGAAGTGATCCAATTGATTACCCCGGGTACGATGATGGAAGGAAAAAACTTACTTGATAAAGAAAATAATTTTATAGCAACCATTACGAATTTCCCCGATCATTCATACGGTTTAGCCTATATCGATCTGTCGACGGGTGAAAGTCGTACTACCCTTATTCCAGAAAATTGGCCGAACGTACTAGATGAAATTAGCACAATTCAAACGAAGGAAGTCGTCCTTTCGTCTGATTATCCCGAACAACTCGTTACGGAAATAAAACAGCGGGGTGTATCGACGAT
Coding sequences within:
- the cotE gene encoding outer spore coat protein CotE, with protein sequence MTDKREIITKAVVAKGRKFTTSNHTIRPPHAPSSILGCWIINHTFEAKKVAKTVEVHGQYEINCWYSCNDNTKTDVATERVTYKDVIKLKYKDDKTIEDKDVIVKVLQQPNCAEAVISPNGNKIVVTAERELLVELIGETKVMVMLLDEDDQEDDDWDLDVDDDELEELNPDFLAKGEEE
- the miaB gene encoding tRNA (N6-isopentenyl adenosine(37)-C2)-methylthiotransferase MiaB: MDKQILKNEQEKMEQSPTDKKSASGEKDYSKYFQRVYMPPSLKEAKRRGKERVEYLKDYEVPDDFKGMGDGKKFYIRTYGCQMNEHDTEVMAGIFVELGYEPTENTDDADVILLNTCAIRENAENRVFGELGHLKSLKLEKPDLLLGVCGCMAQEEGVVNRILQKHQHVDMVFGTHNIHRLPNILKEAYMSKEMVVEVWSKEGDVVENLPKLRTGNIKAWVNIMYGCDKFCTYCIVPYTRGKERSRRPEDIIQEVRELAAKGYQEITLLGQNVNAYGKDFEDIEYRFGDLMDDLRKIDIPRIRFTTSHPRDFDDHLIEVLSKRGNLVEHIHLPVQSGSSPVLKIMARKYTRESYLELVRKIKAAIPDVALTTDIIVGFPNETEEQFEETLSLYREVEFDSAFTFIYSPREGTPAAKMKDNVPMEVKKERLQRLNALVNEISLKKMKEMEGKVVEVLVEGESKNNPDVLSGYTRKNKLVNFTGPKSAIGKIVKVKITEAKTWTLSGVMVDETIEVG
- a CDS encoding RicAFT regulatory complex protein RicA family protein; translated protein: MGKFSKDAILEKATELARMIAETEEVDYFKKVEAKIHANRKVQEKIAEIKGLQKQAVNLQNYGKTKALQRVEAKIDELQREIDEIPIVQDFKDSQYEVNELLQLVTKKIAEKVTEEIEKTRDVRTTN
- a CDS encoding metallophosphoesterase, which codes for MSILVYLAFLFLLLLFYSIKEAFRNHVNEITLPYENFPNANSKLSIFFITDIHRRRISDRIIRHVEGKADIVIIGGDLTEKGVPFQRTKENLHKLSRIGPIYFVWGNNDYEVHPVEFRQLLIQHGVVILENRSVPIFCQTNEPIFLIGFGEVSFNLDSVWLALKDVDSDAFKIGICHNPEILSKIPPKKLDLLLSGHTHGGQINLFGLSLYPKGKLVQTDQIDYLISNGYGTTMLPLRFWARAETHLIHIKGKKEHFS
- the spoVS gene encoding stage V sporulation protein SpoVS codes for the protein MEILKVSAKSNPNSVAGALAGVLRERGGAEIQAIGAGALNQAVKAVAIARGFVAPSGVDLICIPAFTDIQIDGEERTAIKLIVEPR